In a genomic window of Mucilaginibacter sp. KACC 22063:
- a CDS encoding YitT family protein — translation MKKQLLPNWLTDTLYTIAGILFCSFALKSFLVPNKFFDGGVTGISLLIHETYHFNIAYVIVLANIPFIIMGAYQVNRIFAFRTLLAVVGLGLGLLFIPFDPVTSDKLLVSIFGGVFMGIGVGLAIRGGCALDGIEVLALYTGKRISFTISEIILGINIIIFLIAGIQLGLPTALYSILTYYTASRTISFVIEGLEEYTGVTIISAQSEEIKRQLVMNLGRGITVYKGERGYLKESFDISHPVDIIYTVVTRLEVSRLRNMVHEVDPKAFMFTGTIKEATGGVLKRRARH, via the coding sequence ATGAAAAAACAGCTATTGCCCAATTGGCTTACCGACACCTTATATACCATTGCAGGTATCCTGTTTTGCAGTTTTGCCTTAAAAAGCTTCCTTGTTCCGAATAAGTTTTTTGATGGCGGTGTTACCGGTATCTCGCTGCTTATACATGAAACCTACCACTTTAACATTGCTTATGTAATTGTACTGGCCAACATCCCATTTATCATTATGGGTGCTTATCAGGTGAACCGCATTTTTGCCTTCAGAACTTTATTAGCTGTTGTTGGCCTGGGTCTGGGGCTACTTTTTATACCGTTCGACCCGGTTACTTCCGACAAATTGTTGGTATCCATTTTTGGTGGTGTGTTTATGGGTATAGGTGTTGGCCTGGCTATCCGTGGCGGTTGTGCACTGGATGGTATCGAAGTTTTGGCTTTATATACCGGTAAACGCATCAGCTTTACCATCAGCGAGATCATTTTAGGCATCAACATTATCATTTTCCTTATTGCGGGTATCCAGCTTGGTCTGCCTACTGCACTCTACTCAATTCTTACCTATTACACGGCATCGCGAACCATCAGTTTTGTAATTGAAGGCCTTGAAGAATATACAGGCGTGACCATTATTTCTGCGCAAAGCGAAGAAATTAAACGCCAGTTGGTAATGAACCTTGGACGTGGCATTACCGTTTACAAAGGCGAACGAGGTTATTTAAAAGAAAGCTTTGATATCAGTCACCCGGTTGATATTATCTACACAGTAGTTACCCGGCTTGAGGTGAGCCGCCTGCGCAACATGGTACACGAGGTTGACCCCAAAGCCTTCATGTTTACGGGTACCATTAAAGAAGCGACCGGCGGTGTACTTAAACGCCGTGCAAGGCATTGA
- a CDS encoding sensor histidine kinase, whose product MSFFYFVVIFLLFNWFNKSIKMTPLRDKWRTTLSLGQIGIAILYVTLENILSQTTMILAGTVFLIGVVQYFQKQEDFKGFRSYLDAHYPLMAVGFITWLISIVNSSFYEKYDNYIALATVGAFVWIMARWAATKKQREELRMFAQKNTELDRLVAERTAELTNQKQELQNTITLLQTTQQQLIQSEKLASLGELTAGIAHEIQNPLNFVNNFADVSTELIDEMEEELNKGDIEEVKAIAADIKQNLEKISHHGRRADSIVKGMLQHSRASTGQKEPVDVNALADEYLRLAYHGLRAKDKSFNAELITNFDHNLPKANLIPQDVGRVLLNLFTNAFYAVHQKKKSLGQGFKPVLEVNTSQIGNTIIIKVKDNGTGIPDAVKDKIMQPFFTTKPTGEGTGLGLSLSYDIIVKGHNGKIDVESVEGEGTLFTISLPIGQ is encoded by the coding sequence ATGAGCTTTTTTTATTTCGTCGTCATTTTCCTGCTATTTAACTGGTTCAACAAGTCAATAAAAATGACGCCGTTGCGTGATAAATGGCGCACTACTTTGTCTTTAGGGCAAATCGGTATAGCTATCTTATACGTAACGTTAGAAAACATCCTTTCTCAAACCACAATGATACTTGCTGGTACTGTTTTCCTGATAGGGGTAGTGCAATATTTTCAAAAGCAGGAAGATTTTAAAGGCTTCAGATCATACCTGGATGCACATTACCCACTCATGGCGGTTGGTTTTATCACATGGTTAATTTCAATCGTTAATAGTAGCTTTTACGAAAAGTATGATAACTACATTGCCCTTGCTACCGTTGGTGCCTTTGTATGGATAATGGCCAGATGGGCGGCTACAAAAAAGCAAAGGGAAGAGCTACGTATGTTTGCGCAAAAGAATACGGAGTTAGACCGTTTGGTAGCCGAGCGCACAGCAGAGTTAACCAACCAAAAGCAAGAGCTGCAAAATACCATTACATTGCTGCAAACTACGCAGCAACAGCTGATACAATCAGAAAAACTGGCTTCGTTGGGTGAGCTTACTGCGGGTATAGCGCACGAGATCCAGAACCCTTTAAACTTTGTGAACAACTTTGCCGATGTAAGCACCGAACTGATCGATGAAATGGAGGAGGAGCTGAACAAAGGCGATATCGAAGAGGTAAAAGCCATTGCAGCAGATATTAAACAAAACCTGGAAAAGATCAGTCACCACGGCAGGCGTGCTGATAGTATTGTTAAAGGTATGTTGCAGCATAGCCGTGCCAGTACCGGGCAAAAAGAGCCGGTTGATGTGAATGCCCTTGCCGACGAATACCTGCGACTAGCCTATCATGGTTTGCGGGCAAAAGACAAAAGCTTTAACGCCGAACTGATCACCAATTTCGATCATAACCTGCCAAAAGCCAATCTTATTCCGCAGGATGTGGGCCGGGTATTACTTAACCTGTTTACCAATGCCTTTTACGCCGTGCATCAAAAGAAGAAGTCATTGGGGCAGGGGTTTAAGCCTGTGCTTGAAGTAAATACCTCGCAAATCGGCAATACTATTATTATTAAAGTAAAAGATAACGGTACCGGTATCCCCGATGCTGTAAAGGATAAAATTATGCAGCCTTTCTTTACCACCAAGCCTACCGGCGAGGGTACAGGGCTGGGATTATCGCTTAGTTATGATATTATAGTAAAAGGCCATAATGGTAAAATTGACGTTGAATCTGTTGAAGGCGAAGGTACCTTGTTTACTATTTCGCTTCCCATTGGCCAATAA
- a CDS encoding response regulator produces the protein MKILVVDDEADVQPLFLQRFRKEIRNHEYDFDFALSGEQALEYLEEKHSEVVIILSDINMPGMSGLELLTTIRHDYDNPPPLVMMITAYGDEENHRSALEKGANDFLTKPLDFNLLKEKLNKALHNG, from the coding sequence ATGAAAATATTGGTTGTGGATGATGAGGCTGACGTGCAGCCGCTTTTTTTACAGCGTTTCCGCAAAGAGATACGCAATCACGAATATGATTTTGATTTTGCCTTGTCTGGTGAGCAGGCGCTTGAATATCTGGAAGAAAAACATTCGGAAGTAGTAATTATTCTATCTGACATTAATATGCCGGGTATGAGCGGGCTTGAATTGCTTACAACAATAAGGCATGATTATGATAATCCGCCGCCGTTGGTAATGATGATTACTGCTTATGGTGATGAAGAGAATCACCGTAGTGCATTGGAAAAAGGTGCGAACGATTTTTTAACAAAACCACTTGATTTTAATTTACTTAAAGAAAAACTAAATAAAGCGCTGCATAATGGCTAA
- a CDS encoding adenylate/guanylate cyclase domain-containing protein, with protein sequence MAKILVVDDEADLELLVKQKFRKKIRENVYEFVFAKNGEEALEKVQEHADIDIVISDINMPVMDGLTLLSRLPDANPVLKAVVVSAYGDMQNIRAAMNRGAFDFVCKPVDFDDLDLTMQKTIDHVRQLQETLKAIKENNILKMYVDENVLKFMTHKEFENSLLKNEILDGTVMFIDVCGFTSITEQVPANTVVELLNGLFDTIVKEIINQGGHVDKFMGDAVMAVFRGEYHLDRAIDAALAVRTQMSTIPTLHVGEKTFHAEISVGINSGEMVSGNIGSVSLKRLDYTVIGDSVNLAQRLQSAAKPGQIVITEHVYHKTKESFKCERIGEVSLKNKAKPVVIYEVLE encoded by the coding sequence ATGGCTAAGATACTTGTTGTAGATGATGAGGCAGACCTTGAATTGCTTGTGAAACAAAAATTCCGTAAAAAAATACGGGAAAATGTTTACGAGTTTGTTTTTGCAAAAAACGGAGAAGAAGCCTTAGAGAAGGTACAGGAGCATGCGGATATTGATATTGTGATCAGCGATATTAATATGCCAGTGATGGACGGACTTACCCTTTTGAGTCGTTTACCCGATGCTAACCCGGTACTTAAAGCAGTGGTGGTTTCGGCTTATGGCGATATGCAAAACATACGTGCAGCCATGAACCGCGGCGCTTTTGATTTTGTATGCAAGCCTGTTGATTTTGATGACCTGGACCTTACCATGCAAAAAACAATAGACCATGTAAGGCAGTTGCAGGAAACGCTTAAAGCCATAAAGGAAAATAACATACTTAAAATGTATGTAGACGAAAACGTGCTGAAGTTTATGACGCACAAGGAGTTTGAGAATAGCTTACTTAAAAACGAAATTCTCGACGGTACGGTGATGTTCATAGATGTTTGTGGTTTTACTTCAATTACAGAACAGGTACCGGCCAATACAGTGGTAGAGTTGCTGAACGGGCTTTTTGATACCATTGTTAAAGAGATCATTAACCAGGGTGGGCACGTGGATAAATTCATGGGCGATGCGGTGATGGCGGTATTCAGGGGCGAGTATCACCTAGACCGTGCAATTGATGCAGCCCTTGCTGTAAGGACACAGATGAGCACGATACCCACTTTACATGTGGGTGAAAAAACGTTTCACGCAGAAATTTCTGTGGGTATCAATTCAGGGGAGATGGTATCAGGTAATATTGGTTCGGTATCGCTTAAAAGACTGGATTATACCGTTATAGGCGATTCAGTTAATCTTGCACAGCGTTTGCAATCGGCTGCTAAGCCGGGGCAAATTGTAATTACCGAACATGTTTATCACAAAACAAAAGAGTCTTTCAAATGCGAAAGAATAGGCGAGGTATCCCTTAAAAACAAAGCCAAGCCTGTGGTGATATACGAGGTGCTTGAGTAA
- a CDS encoding M20 family metallo-hydrolase, producing the protein MKTLRLESTKIADLHWNNQYTLFSESVTLLQKLISTPSFSGQENNAASLLANNLSQKGIQVNRMGNNVWAFNKYYDPAKPTILLNSHLDTVLPNEAYKRDPFCPEISNGILYGLGSNDAGGCLVSLVAAFQHFYHQQHLSFNLCLAITAEEENSGENGIQALLPTLGKIHFAIVGEPTLLQMAISEKGNLVIDCKAIGRPGHAAREEGDNAIYKCLSDIEWFRNYRFTSKNIGIAPVKMTITEIKAGLQHNIVPGICDFTVDIRNNETYTHQQILDVIRKSVSSEITVRPGALKASAISIDHPIVQVGISLGCKTYDSPTSSDRAWLNCPSVKLGPGDSARSHMPDEYIYLEDIKKGINLYIRLLERLPFQLINGSNGSTKEITPAHN; encoded by the coding sequence ATGAAAACTTTAAGATTAGAAAGTACTAAAATTGCAGACCTGCACTGGAATAATCAATACACGCTTTTCAGTGAGTCTGTTACGCTTCTTCAAAAACTAATATCTACCCCTTCATTCAGCGGGCAGGAAAATAATGCTGCCAGCTTGTTAGCTAACAACCTTTCGCAAAAAGGCATACAGGTAAATAGAATGGGTAATAATGTATGGGCATTTAACAAATACTATGACCCTGCAAAGCCAACTATTCTTTTAAATTCACACCTGGATACTGTACTGCCAAATGAAGCTTACAAACGTGACCCATTTTGCCCGGAGATCAGCAACGGCATATTATACGGTTTGGGCAGTAATGATGCCGGTGGTTGCCTGGTTTCGCTGGTGGCCGCATTTCAGCACTTTTATCATCAGCAGCATTTAAGCTTTAACCTTTGTCTTGCCATCACCGCCGAAGAAGAAAACTCAGGAGAGAATGGTATACAGGCATTGTTGCCAACCTTAGGTAAAATACATTTTGCTATAGTGGGCGAGCCTACATTGCTGCAAATGGCCATTTCTGAAAAAGGAAACCTGGTGATTGATTGCAAAGCTATCGGTAGACCCGGTCATGCAGCAAGGGAAGAAGGGGATAACGCCATATACAAATGTCTTAGCGATATCGAATGGTTTCGTAACTACCGCTTTACATCAAAAAATATCGGTATTGCGCCTGTTAAAATGACCATCACCGAAATCAAGGCAGGCCTGCAACACAATATTGTTCCCGGCATCTGCGATTTTACAGTTGATATCCGCAATAACGAAACCTATACTCATCAACAGATACTGGATGTCATCCGCAAAAGTGTTTCTTCTGAGATCACTGTTCGTCCTGGTGCGCTTAAAGCCTCTGCAATTTCAATCGATCATCCCATAGTACAGGTCGGTATATCTTTAGGCTGCAAAACTTATGATTCGCCAACCAGTTCAGACAGGGCCTGGCTAAATTGCCCATCTGTAAAACTTGGTCCCGGCGATTCTGCCCGTTCACACATGCCCGATGAGTATATCTACCTCGAAGATATTAAGAAAGGCATCAATTTATACATCCGTTTGCTTGAGAGGCTTCCTTTTCAACTTATAAACGGTAGTAACGGATCAACAAAAGAAATAACTCCTGCCCATAATTAA
- a CDS encoding outer membrane beta-barrel protein, whose translation MKKVLLSMALLAVAGSGFAHGLADSVKAKTDTVMAKPAKPEPFAFGDFTWLNGNDRRHKSLLDTKYFTGRFLMDFNYTASNHNPIDHTVVGSTALARDHEFEISTIAFGGDFHYDNVRASLLTQFGTRSTVVPRNDLSVTRGQFDLSTAYRYLSEANAGYHFNVLNGINVDAGLFMSYVGLFSYYNAENWAYQPSFTSDNTPWFFNGIRVQIFVSDKLKIEPWLINGWQSYGMFNSQPGIGGQILWRPTEWFQALTNTYYGADTQDKPGRKRFHSDNSIEVRYINNTKGGFISRAAFSVTGDIGFEKGDGVNGFHSDPVKGPAQYFASGMIYHRLWFANNHLGWTVGGGFINNPGRYLVLYPTGDANPIPAINTGAVGTHPFSANPGDKFHGYDYSTSFDFMPNDYLTFRLEVVHRHADVPYFAGHGGVTSPDGYNTTTVPSDFKPDLVNSETRFIGALLVRF comes from the coding sequence ATGAAAAAAGTTCTACTTTCTATGGCCCTTCTTGCAGTTGCAGGATCAGGGTTTGCTCATGGCCTCGCAGACTCTGTTAAAGCTAAAACCGATACCGTAATGGCTAAACCAGCCAAGCCGGAGCCGTTTGCTTTTGGCGATTTTACCTGGCTTAACGGTAACGACCGCAGGCACAAGTCGCTGCTGGATACCAAATATTTTACCGGCCGTTTCCTGATGGATTTTAATTATACAGCATCAAACCATAACCCGATTGACCACACTGTTGTAGGTTCTACAGCTTTGGCACGCGACCATGAATTCGAGATATCTACCATTGCATTTGGTGGCGATTTCCATTACGATAATGTACGCGCAAGCTTACTTACACAGTTTGGTACACGTTCAACCGTTGTGCCGCGTAACGACTTAAGCGTCACCCGCGGCCAGTTCGACCTGTCTACCGCTTACCGTTATTTAAGTGAAGCCAATGCCGGTTACCATTTTAATGTGTTAAACGGTATCAACGTTGACGCTGGTTTATTTATGTCGTACGTTGGTTTGTTCTCTTATTACAATGCTGAGAACTGGGCTTATCAGCCATCGTTTACGTCTGACAATACACCGTGGTTTTTCAACGGTATCCGGGTGCAGATATTCGTGTCGGATAAGCTGAAAATTGAGCCTTGGTTAATCAACGGCTGGCAGTCATACGGTATGTTCAACAGCCAGCCTGGTATTGGTGGCCAGATCTTATGGCGCCCTACAGAATGGTTCCAGGCATTGACTAATACTTATTATGGAGCTGATACACAAGATAAGCCTGGCCGTAAAAGATTTCATTCTGATAACAGTATAGAAGTAAGATATATCAACAACACCAAGGGTGGCTTTATATCACGTGCTGCGTTTTCAGTAACAGGCGATATTGGTTTTGAAAAAGGCGATGGTGTAAATGGTTTTCATTCTGATCCGGTAAAGGGGCCTGCACAATATTTTGCCAGTGGTATGATCTATCATCGTTTATGGTTTGCCAATAACCATTTAGGCTGGACAGTGGGTGGTGGTTTTATCAACAACCCTGGCCGTTACCTTGTGCTTTATCCAACAGGTGATGCTAATCCTATCCCTGCAATCAATACAGGAGCAGTGGGCACTCATCCGTTTTCTGCAAATCCGGGGGATAAATTTCACGGCTATGATTACTCAACCAGTTTCGACTTTATGCCGAATGATTACCTGACATTCCGTTTAGAGGTGGTTCACCGCCATGCTGATGTGCCTTACTTTGCAGGCCACGGTGGTGTAACCTCCCCAGATGGGTACAATACAACTACAGTACCCTCTGATTTTAAACCAGATCTTGTAAATTCAGAAACGCGATTTATCGGCGCATTGCTGGTAAGATTTTAA
- a CDS encoding N-acetyltransferase — translation MINKMEEERIIVRPAIPSDVVFADEIIHEMEASAIARDSGISKRSAASIIEKIDQGKAVVAVTNNGEWAGFSYFEAWDHDTMVSNSGMIVSPKHRHQHIASQIKQQVFNLSRQRYPNAKIFSITSGLAIMKMNSRLGFEPVTYSEVAKDPTFWDGCKSCVNYDVLQGKNRCNCLCTAMLFDPELN, via the coding sequence ATGATTAATAAAATGGAAGAAGAACGAATAATTGTGCGGCCGGCCATCCCATCAGATGTTGTATTTGCCGACGAGATCATTCATGAAATGGAAGCCTCTGCCATTGCAAGGGATTCGGGTATATCAAAAAGATCAGCCGCATCAATCATAGAAAAAATAGACCAGGGTAAAGCCGTAGTTGCAGTAACCAATAATGGCGAGTGGGCAGGTTTCTCTTATTTTGAAGCCTGGGACCATGATACGATGGTATCAAACAGCGGGATGATCGTTTCCCCAAAGCATCGCCATCAGCATATTGCTTCACAAATTAAGCAACAGGTATTCAACCTTTCACGTCAGCGTTATCCAAACGCTAAAATATTCAGCATTACTTCAGGGCTGGCTATTATGAAAATGAACAGCAGATTAGGTTTTGAACCGGTAACATACTCAGAAGTTGCCAAAGACCCCACCTTTTGGGATGGTTGCAAAAGTTGTGTGAATTATGATGTATTACAAGGCAAGAACAGGTGTAACTGTTTATGTACTGCAATGTTATTTGACCCCGAGCTTAATTAA
- a CDS encoding sigma-54-dependent transcriptional regulator yields the protein MKSGLLIIDDEVKLRSLMARILELEGYQVLQADTAKAGLKILEKENVRVVLADVKLPDANGVELVTKIKELRPFAEVINLTAMGSITYGVTAIKNGAFDYLTKGDDNERIIPVVSKAFEKASLQYRVHELEKIHEAQYGFSKIIGNSPAIEDAINLAKKVAQTDATVLLLGETGTGKEVFAEAIHYDSIRNVKPFVAVNCSAFSRELLESELFGYKAGAFTGAIKDKKGLFEEANGGSIFLDEIGEMSLDLQAKILRVLENGTFIKIGDTKPTKIDVRLIAATNRNLQKEAEEHHFRLDLFYRLSGFSIVLPPLRERGKDIELLAQHFVKVYSAKVKKKAPGIDVGFFRLLYKHSWNGNIRELKNVIERVIILMDGQSLTADLLPNEFHNGGYYDLVALDMATMEKHHIKRVLRHTKGNKSETAKLLQIGLATLYRKIEEYGILIN from the coding sequence ATGAAATCAGGATTATTAATAATTGACGACGAGGTTAAGTTACGCTCGTTAATGGCCAGGATACTGGAACTGGAAGGCTACCAGGTTTTACAGGCAGATACCGCCAAAGCCGGATTGAAGATATTGGAAAAGGAAAATGTAAGGGTGGTACTGGCTGATGTTAAACTGCCTGATGCCAATGGCGTAGAGCTGGTAACTAAGATCAAAGAACTAAGGCCCTTTGCCGAAGTAATCAATCTTACAGCTATGGGCTCCATTACCTATGGCGTTACTGCCATAAAAAACGGGGCGTTTGATTACTTGACTAAAGGCGACGATAATGAAAGGATTATCCCTGTTGTAAGTAAAGCATTTGAAAAGGCTTCGCTGCAATACCGTGTGCACGAGTTAGAAAAGATCCATGAGGCGCAATACGGTTTTTCTAAAATCATCGGAAATTCTCCGGCGATTGAAGATGCGATAAATCTGGCAAAAAAGGTTGCGCAGACAGACGCCACGGTATTATTGTTAGGAGAAACAGGTACGGGTAAAGAAGTTTTCGCAGAAGCTATCCATTATGACAGCATCAGGAATGTAAAACCTTTTGTGGCTGTAAATTGCAGTGCTTTTAGCCGTGAACTATTAGAAAGCGAGCTATTTGGCTATAAAGCAGGAGCTTTTACCGGTGCAATTAAAGATAAGAAGGGTTTATTTGAAGAAGCTAACGGCGGGTCTATATTTCTGGATGAGATAGGGGAGATGAGTCTGGACTTGCAAGCCAAAATATTGCGGGTATTGGAAAATGGCACCTTTATAAAGATAGGTGATACGAAGCCCACTAAAATTGATGTAAGATTAATAGCGGCCACAAACCGTAACTTGCAGAAGGAAGCCGAGGAGCATCATTTCCGGCTTGACTTATTTTACAGGCTTTCCGGATTTTCGATCGTACTGCCGCCTCTGCGCGAAAGAGGAAAGGACATCGAGTTGTTAGCCCAGCATTTTGTTAAAGTATACTCGGCAAAAGTGAAAAAGAAAGCACCCGGGATTGACGTCGGATTTTTCAGGCTGCTCTATAAACACAGTTGGAACGGCAACATCCGCGAGCTTAAAAATGTAATTGAACGCGTGATCATCTTAATGGACGGACAAAGCCTCACAGCTGATCTGCTACCAAACGAGTTTCACAACGGTGGTTATTACGATCTTGTAGCGCTTGATATGGCCACTATGGAAAAGCATCACATTAAGCGCGTATTAAGGCATACCAAGGGGAATAAGTCTGAAACTGCAAAACTGCTTCAGATCGGCCTGGCAACGTTATATAGAAAGATTGAAGAGTATGGTATCCTGATTAATTAG
- a CDS encoding L-rhamnose mutarotase, whose amino-acid sequence MKRFCLALDLVDDEQLIAEYEKYHETVWPEIKKSITDAGIINMEIYRFGNRMMMIMETEDTFSSEQKALADANNPKVQEWEQLMWKYQQALPGTKPGEKWVLMDKIFSLK is encoded by the coding sequence ATGAAAAGATTTTGCCTTGCACTCGACCTCGTTGATGATGAGCAGTTGATTGCCGAATACGAAAAATACCATGAGACGGTATGGCCCGAAATAAAAAAGAGCATTACCGATGCAGGTATTATCAATATGGAAATATACCGATTCGGTAACCGCATGATGATGATCATGGAAACAGAAGATACTTTTTCATCTGAGCAAAAAGCATTGGCAGATGCAAATAACCCCAAAGTGCAGGAATGGGAACAGCTGATGTGGAAATATCAGCAGGCCTTACCGGGCACTAAACCGGGTGAAAAATGGGTGCTGATGGACAAGATTTTTTCGCTGAAATAA
- the fucP gene encoding L-fucose:H+ symporter permease, translating to MSGKKYLFPFILVISLFFLWAFLHNINPILIPHLKKACELTDTQSAFIDSSVYLAYFLIAIPAGFVMHRYGYKNGIICGLTLYAIGALLVIPAASARNYPFFLVAFFVIAAGATFLETVANPYVTILGDKETSEQRLNFAQSFNGVGAFLAPILGGKFILSGIEHSKQEIADLKASGKLNDYLQFEANAVKIPYLIIAGGVVFLLLLFLFTKLPDVKEDDSQETAGHAATEFSPKVFKHKHLKWAVITQFFYVGAQVGVGSFFIRYAQFVANINEKDAAYLWGSVAMVGFMLGRFTGTALMRITKPVNLLGIYSIISIALLVVALTAHGNVALYSLMAVPFFMSIMYPTIFALGIKGLGEETKIASSFLVMSIIGGAVAPLAMGYISDKTNSIQVAYIVPLLCFGFVLYYAIKGHKPNLKTTI from the coding sequence ATGTCTGGAAAAAAATACCTCTTTCCATTTATCCTTGTTATCTCTTTGTTTTTTTTATGGGCTTTCTTACACAACATTAATCCCATACTTATCCCCCATTTAAAAAAGGCCTGCGAACTAACCGACACACAATCTGCCTTTATTGACTCGTCTGTTTACCTGGCCTATTTTCTAATAGCCATACCGGCAGGCTTTGTGATGCACCGCTATGGTTATAAAAACGGCATTATCTGCGGATTAACTTTATATGCTATAGGTGCGTTATTGGTTATTCCTGCGGCATCTGCCAGAAACTATCCATTTTTCTTAGTCGCATTTTTTGTCATTGCAGCCGGAGCTACATTTTTAGAAACTGTGGCCAATCCATATGTTACGATACTCGGCGACAAGGAAACATCGGAACAACGATTAAACTTTGCACAATCATTCAACGGGGTTGGAGCATTTCTCGCACCCATACTTGGGGGTAAATTCATCCTTTCAGGTATCGAACATTCTAAGCAGGAAATAGCTGATCTAAAAGCAAGCGGCAAACTAAACGATTATCTACAGTTTGAGGCTAATGCGGTTAAGATCCCCTATCTAATTATTGCCGGAGGGGTTGTCTTCTTACTACTGCTGTTTTTATTCACAAAACTACCAGACGTTAAAGAAGATGACAGCCAGGAAACAGCAGGACACGCCGCTACTGAATTCTCTCCAAAGGTATTTAAGCATAAACACCTAAAATGGGCTGTAATCACACAGTTCTTTTATGTAGGCGCGCAAGTTGGTGTTGGTAGCTTCTTTATCAGATATGCCCAATTTGTAGCTAACATTAATGAAAAAGATGCGGCATACCTTTGGGGGTCTGTGGCAATGGTTGGTTTTATGCTGGGCAGGTTCACGGGAACCGCATTAATGCGCATAACCAAGCCGGTAAACCTGTTGGGCATTTATTCAATCATTAGTATCGCATTACTTGTTGTTGCTTTAACAGCGCATGGTAATGTGGCCTTGTATTCGTTAATGGCGGTACCTTTCTTTATGTCCATCATGTACCCTACCATATTTGCGCTTGGTATTAAAGGCCTTGGTGAAGAAACCAAAATTGCATCGTCATTTTTGGTGATGTCAATTATTGGTGGTGCAGTGGCCCCACTGGCTATGGGGTATATATCCGACAAAACCAACAGTATACAGGTGGCCTACATTGTACCGCTTTTATGCTTTGGATTTGTATTATATTACGCTATAAAAGGGCACAAACCTAACCTTAAAACTACTATATGA
- a CDS encoding polysaccharide biosynthesis/export family protein has product MRHYLYSIVFIAVLFSSCRTKRNLTYFSDLPDSTTYKTKVLNLAETKIQAGDILSITVNSPSPESNMLFNGGMPLTQSMGTGLQSTSATPAAPAQNGYEVNHSGDVNFPVLGKVQIAGLTKEQAAEKITDLLKGYIKQPVVNVRFLNFRVTVLGEVTRPSTFNVQNDGINILEALGMAGDMTVYGKRENVLVVRQTGETRTMARLNLNNKSVFESPYFNLQQGDVVYVEQDKSKLSATRTAILTSIIVGSVTIISVLLSRLL; this is encoded by the coding sequence ATGAGACATTATTTATATTCAATTGTATTTATTGCAGTTTTGTTTAGTTCGTGCCGCACTAAACGAAATCTTACTTATTTCAGTGACCTGCCTGATTCTACAACTTATAAAACCAAAGTTCTAAACCTTGCAGAGACCAAAATCCAGGCTGGCGATATTTTAAGTATTACCGTAAATAGCCCAAGCCCCGAATCCAATATGCTTTTCAATGGTGGGATGCCCTTAACCCAATCTATGGGTACAGGTTTGCAAAGCACTTCGGCTACACCTGCTGCTCCTGCACAGAACGGATATGAAGTTAATCATTCGGGTGATGTTAATTTTCCTGTATTAGGTAAAGTACAAATAGCCGGGCTGACCAAAGAACAAGCTGCTGAGAAAATTACTGATTTATTAAAAGGATACATCAAACAACCCGTTGTTAATGTAAGGTTTCTCAATTTTAGAGTTACCGTTTTAGGCGAAGTTACCCGGCCTTCAACATTTAATGTCCAAAATGATGGGATAAATATCCTTGAGGCACTTGGAATGGCCGGCGATATGACTGTTTACGGAAAACGTGAAAATGTATTGGTTGTACGCCAAACAGGCGAAACCCGTACCATGGCCCGTTTAAATTTAAATAACAAATCTGTTTTTGAGTCTCCTTATTTTAATTTACAGCAAGGAGATGTTGTATATGTAGAGCAGGATAAAAGTAAACTTAGCGCTACAAGAACCGCAATTTTAACCTCCATCATTGTTGGTAGCGTAACTATCATTTCTGTATTACTTTCCCGTTTACTCTAA